The genomic region GGTCTGCGCGCAGGCTTTGCCTGCAGTGGATGTGAAAGCGGTTACCAATGAATATATATCTAAAGCACAATCAGGTTCCAACATAGCGCGCATAGAGAGACCGCGCAACCCCCGTATCGCTCGTCCCCTGAATAAGCGCCCTCCCATCGCTAAAAACCGTGAGTGTGAACGAATCGATCATCACCCGAACAAAAAAAGGTGTTTGCGTGACGCTTTGTGCCACAGCGCGCACATCTTTGGCAAGTGCATCCAGGGAGAGCGTGAGGTTGGTATTTGGCGTGACTTGAATGGTGTCTCGCCCACAGAGGCTGACCGTTTCGGGAGCGCGATCCGTGTGGAGATATGAAAAAATGCGCCGTCCGCATGTGCTGCAGTTTTCTTGTTTGGCAGGCAACTTCATCGTTGACTGGCGGCCTTCCCAGACGTCGAGGTGGGTCAAGGTTCTGGCGATCGGCGCGCCGACGATGCATTTAAGTGCGAGCGTCGACGCGAGACTTCCGACGATATCAGTGAGTGGCCCAATGACGCCGACGGTATCGCATGTTTCTCCATGCGCGTGATCAGGATCATCCGGAAACAGGCAGCGAAAGCAGGGTCCGTCTGGCAAAAAAGGAGCGACCATTCCGCGGCTCGCCACAGCGCCTGCATAAATCCAAGGAAGTCTATGAAGGACAGCTACGTCGTTAATGAGAAAGCGGGTTGCGAAGTTATCAGTTCCATCAAGGATCAGATCGACATCCCGCAAGAGGCGCTCTGCGTTTGCGGCAGTGAGGTCTGTGACCATCGGCTCAATCTGCACTTGGCTGTTGACTTTTGAGAGTTTTTCGGCCGCCGCCAGCGCTTTGGGCTTTGCCTCTGCCGCATCCGCCTCATCATAGAGGGTTTGTCGCTGAAGATTGCTCCACTCAATGATGTCGCGATCGATAATTCGCGTGAAGCCCA from Ferroacidibacillus organovorans harbors:
- a CDS encoding ThiF family adenylyltransferase; protein product: MQHPELSETHSRYSRQHLFAPIGITGQQKLGAARVAVVGAGALGTVISNHMVRAGVGFTRIIDRDIIEWSNLQRQTLYDEADAAEAKPKALAAAEKLSKVNSQVQIEPMVTDLTAANAERLLRDVDLILDGTDNFATRFLINDVAVLHRLPWIYAGAVASRGMVAPFLPDGPCFRCLFPDDPDHAHGETCDTVGVIGPLTDIVGSLASTLALKCIVGAPIARTLTHLDVWEGRQSTMKLPAKQENCSTCGRRIFSYLHTDRAPETVSLCGRDTIQVTPNTNLTLSLDALAKDVRAVAQSVTQTPFFVRVMIDSFTLTVFSDGRALIQGTSDTGVARSLYARYVGT